One window of the Synechococcus sp. CC9311 genome contains the following:
- a CDS encoding DUF3122 domain-containing protein, whose protein sequence is MGLLRRLLVSFLAAMLLILVTPSAALAQVHQHNDEAGAPMLRSLESLRDLDYDSWQAVVYRTGEPGNPVVLRIVGYPGKVRLDHPVSMGVQAGVKAWELDDITLDNPALASDGREAAAEFALDPLLADLSNNRPLRLFLPGVFNELPVPPYVVGEWRDVQTQPLS, encoded by the coding sequence ATGGGTCTGCTGCGTCGACTTTTGGTCTCCTTCTTAGCTGCGATGCTCCTGATTTTGGTCACTCCAAGCGCAGCTCTGGCGCAAGTGCACCAGCACAACGATGAAGCTGGTGCTCCGATGCTGCGCAGCCTTGAAAGCTTGCGCGACCTCGATTACGACAGCTGGCAGGCCGTGGTCTATCGAACCGGCGAGCCTGGGAATCCCGTGGTTTTGAGAATTGTGGGCTATCCCGGCAAGGTTCGGCTTGACCATCCAGTTTCGATGGGTGTTCAGGCAGGAGTTAAGGCATGGGAATTAGACGACATCACCCTCGATAATCCCGCTCTCGCCAGCGATGGCCGAGAGGCTGCCGCAGAATTCGCTCTCGATCCTCTTCTCGCCGATCTGAGCAACAACCGCCCTTTGCGCCTTTTCCTGCCGGGAGTGTTCAATGAGTTGCCTGTTCCTCCTTATGTGGTGGGCGAATGGCGCGACGTGCAAACACAGCCGCTGAGCTGA